A part of Apostichopus japonicus isolate 1M-3 chromosome 10, ASM3797524v1, whole genome shotgun sequence genomic DNA contains:
- the LOC139974646 gene encoding uncharacterized protein → MANFPQSTLNYPMINGHAAYDMRTDLYMSQVDAYYRNQHLNEVLQQHLQFSRQQDQILRSGNHYASHQVQENVNNNSSVLKLSDLRQNHSPNELFMLPPQIADAIQTQRSKEVNFSTGGHPYASFRDTPSLSRRSHSGNHRSELHGLDVHHSRPNQAESLMHFNVHRRRKEHINLKRNATRSVGELQANQFCNPAGRECFGAVYKRPRLSQGTSPLPLYVQNHDVDNSYSLGAIWTNASPEAVNNKRDMLGHISSRLPNGQCHTVSTQLPSSHLSMSNIHSQDVNIVRQLGTRNASIEQQRISLSTIQNGHPLGRHACRRLRKRSQQFPVGESTTYPREFSITHATPPQHSATQSSAGFAVPQRHHCHAPNDIATKVRTASKNRKVTTGSASANDKRKTIHYNEDNILFRALTSNKHGKHNITPVASKRNVSRYETNSNSLDGNLIAGFQSKPQIRWNSANEEVTDLTRGMLPHMSRNSAMRSAMISPNSSQKERKPNQYQTVKSWNSNRENHDVALKAPSSVACKTFDGPKTDHLAKKRCEKSQVTNFRYMDHEDTETQKRCISYSGNTTTDTLSRESFKSHNQGHNSRKIHQSNENSNRVLNPKQAQPERDYFLKDKLESREGLTMSYGTFLQEVIVPMTLAMSPQKHNRRASLGSILDVWQKQKQKFSFVEKSDGDVYFRKVGKDVETPSVECQKGIKAHTVKASQLHDPKNSTAKCNGKDHNRTGSDTIKEEYDIVSKMADSCTINLEEHVDGINLLKLDVNNSGKVGVENTTPTSPKQEIEPLSEFACAPNDRTVTRTITEKEDTEFAALKTGHLQRKSARVVLKASDHIKMKIFNAGSQSYTSDGSRYHKRRKQNEDCLKEKKILMRIGSERLFTRSYHSTISSKKSHPKNLNRKQQRTRHELLSAPKEFTRIALSVHKTSGETILHRIVRLNSKNSLRYCLDSGFHDDVNKKDNAGYTPLHECCVFGRLWIAEQLILCGADVNVSSYDGTRPLHDAVENGYTNLVRLLLANGADPLIPTYAKRTALDNAKSLAMRKLLLDYLTDINGTSDDLKAKLKTASTRPSGIRFRSSYSSQEHSSWENTFLDTSSLDEGDKLGSNSPLLYLKEKQHPHHFRLQLKENERIKTWYYLFEVLSRLKIPAVTFPYLYPHIKVHGLPIDIFIKKVERARGQLQNDHLPEIYASKELIEFVEADDEMSAILQMEGWTC, encoded by the exons ATGGCCAATTTCCCGCAGAGTACCTTGAACTACCCAATGATCAACGGGCATGCTGCATATGACATGAGGACAGATCTATACATGTCCCAAGTAGATGCTTACTATCGTAATCAACATCTAAATGAGGTCCTCCAACAACATCTACAATTTTCGAGACAACAAGACCAAATCCTGAGATCTGGAAACCATTATGCAAGTCATCAAGTTCAAGAGAACGTCAACAACAATTCATCGGTGTTGAAATTAAGCGATTTGAGACAAAATCATTCACCAAACGAGCTGTTTATGCTGCCTCCCCAAATTGCAGATGCAATTCAAACACAAAGGAGCAAAGAAGTGAATTTTAGTACAGGTGGGCATCCTTATGCATCTTTCCGGGACACACCTAGCCTCTCCAGAAGATCGCATTCAGGAAACCATCGCAGTGAGCTTCACGGATTGGACGTTCATCATTCAAGGCCCAATCAGGCAGAATCATTAATGCACTTTAATGTCCATCGTCGCCGGAAAGAGCATATTAATCTGAAGAGAAATGCTACGCGAAGTGTAGGTGAATTGCAAGCAAATCAATTTTGTAACCCTGCAGGTAGAGAATGCTTTGGAGCTGTGTACAAGCGACCTCGTTTGAGCCAGGGTACGTCACCGCTGCCGCTGTACGTTCAAAATCACGATGTTGACAATAGCTATTCTCTGGGGGCCATTTGGACTAATGCTTCTCCAGAAGCAGTCAACAACAAAAGAGATATGCTGGGACACATTTCATCACGGTTACCGAATGGACAATGCCACACTGTTTCTACTCAACTTCCTTCGTCGCATCTATCTATGAGTAATATTCATTCTCAAGATGTGAACATAGTTCGGCAGCTTGGGACAAGAAATGCTTCCATTGAGCAGCAGAGGATTTCGCTGTCGACAATTCAAAACGGACATCCTTTGGGTCGTCATGCCTGTCGCCGTTTACGAAAACGTTCTCAACAATTTCCAGTCGGAGAGAGTACCACCTACCCACGAGAGTTCAGTATTACTCATGCGACGCCGCCTCAACATAGCGCGACACAAAGTTCTGCTGGTTTTGCAGTTCCTCAGCGACATCACTGTCATGCTCCCAATGATATTGCTACCAAAGTGAGAACGGCTAGCAAAAATCGAAAGGTTACGACAGGATCTGCATCAGCTAACGACAAAAGGAAGACAATTCATTACAATGAGGATAATATATTATTTCGAGCCCTCACTTCAAACAAACACGGAAAACACAATATTACACCCGTCGCAAGCAAACGGAACGTATCCAGATATGAGACGAACAGCAACAGCCTTGATGGAAATTTGATCGCTGGATTTCAGTCAAAGCCACAAATAAGATGGAATAGCGCTAACGAGGAGGTAACGGATTTGACTCGTGGAATGTTACCACATATGAGTCGAAATAGTGCGATGAGATCTGCCATGATTAGCCCAAACAGTTCACAGAAGGAACGGAAACCTAACCAATATCAAACGGTGAAATCTTGGAACTCGAACCGTGAAAATCATGACGTCGCACTTAAAGCACCGAGCAGTGTTGCCTGCAAGACTTTTGATGGACCCAAAACAGATCATCTTGCCAAAAAACGGTGTGAAAAGTCACAGGTTACAAATTTCCGTTACATGGACCACGAAGACACGGAGACCCAGAAAAGGTGTATTTCTTACTCAGGTAACACAACAACGGACACTTTGAGTCGAGAATCATTTAAAAGTCATAATCAAGGACACAATTCCAGGAAAATTCATCAAAGTAATGAAAATTCAAACCGAGTTTTGAACCCCAAGCAAGCACAACCGGAAAGGGATTACTTCTTGAAAGATAAATTAGAATCACGGGAAGGGTTGACGATGTCCTATGGGACGTTCTTGCAGGAGGTTATAGTTCCAATGACACTTGCCATGTCACCGCAAAAACATAACAGGAGAGCATCTCTAGGGTCAATCTTAGACGTTTGGCaaaagcaaaagcaaaagtTCTCTTTTGTTGAGAAGTCTGATGGGGACGTATATTTCAGAAAAGTAGGAAAGGACGTCGAGACACCGAGCGTTGAATGTCAGAAAGGCATAAAGGCACATACAGTTAAAGCATCACAATTACATGATCCGAAGAACAGCACAGCTAAATGTAATGGTAAAGACCATAATCGAACTGGAAGTGACACCATCAAAGAGGAATATGATATCGTTTCCAAAATGGCCGATTCCTGTACCATTAACTTGGAAGAACATGTTGACGGTATCAATCTCTTGAAACTGGACGTGAACAACTCTGGAAAAGTTGGGGTTGAAAATACAACCCCAACATCTCCAAAACAAGAGATTGAGCCTTTATCAGAGTTTGCCTGTGCTCCAAATGATCGCACGGTAACACGTACAATAACTGAGAAAGAAGATACCGAATTTGCTGCTTTAAAAACAGGACATTTACAGAGGAAATCGGCACGAGTTGTCCTTAAGGCAAGTGATCATATcaaaatgaagattttcaatGCCGGCAGTCAATCATACACTTCTGATGGAAGCCGATATCATAAGAGAAGGAAACAGAACGAAGACTGCttaaaggagaaaaaaatattaatgaggatTGGGTCAGAGAGGCTGTTTACTCGGTCCTACCATTCG ACAATTTCGTCAAAGAAATCGCATCCAAAAAATTTGAATCGAAAACAACAGAGAACAAGGCATGAGTTGCTGTCCGCACCAAAAG AATTTACACGCATTGCACTGTCGGTTCATAAAACATCCGGTGAGACTATTCTGCACAGGATTGTTCGATTGAATTCTAAG AATAGCCTCCGATACTGCTTAGATAGTGGGTTTCATGATGACGTGAACAAGAAGGACAATGCAGGCTACACGCCGCTTCATGAATGTTGTGTCTTCGGTAGATTATGGATAGCTGAACAGTTGATACTTTGTGGGGCGGATGTTAACGTTAGCTCTTACGATGGAACAAG ACCTTTACACGATGCAGTCGAGAATGGGTACACTAATCTAGTGCGATTATTGCTAGCCAACGGTGCTGATCCTCTTATACCCACATATGCCAAAAGGACCGCTCTGGATAACGCAAAATCTTTGGCCATGAGGAAATTGTTGCTGG aTTACCTTACAGATATAAACGGTACAAGCGATGATCTGAAAGCAAAATTAAAGACGGCATCGACACGTCCATCTGGAATCAGGTTTCGGTCATCGTATTCGAGTCAAG AACATTCTTCCTGGGAAAATACCTTTCTGGATACATCTTCATTGGATGAGGGGGACAAGCTTGGATCCAATAGTCCTCTGTTATACCTCAAAGAAAAACAGCATCCACACCACTTCCGCTTGcaactgaaagaaaatgaaag aaTCAAGACATGGTATTATCTATTCGAGGTTTTGTCGAGACTCAAAATTCCCGCGGTCACATTTCCATATCTATATCCTCACATTAAAGTGCACGGGCTGCCGATTGATATATTCATTAAGAAGGTTGAACGAGCCAGAGGTCAATTACAAAATGATCATCTTCCTGAGATTTATGCCTCCAAAGAACTGATAGAGTTTGTTGAAGCCGACGATGAGATGAGCGCTATACTGCAGATGGAAGGATGGACCTGCTAG